The sequence GAAATGCTACTAATGTCAGTACCATTCAAACATAACGAGGAAAGTCTTctttaaacaattcaaaatcacagacttttttttttggtaattaaaaaaaaaaaatcgatcaAACCCCACCAACAAGTCGTTCCCGAATCATTGCAGTCAACGTGAATCACGGCACAGTAAAACCAACTTTACGTGACCAAATTCAAACGGATAAATTCTTACAGCATGTGTTAAAGactccaaaggaaaaaaaaaaaagttaaaaataaaaatggttcaGAGGATGGATCAGCGGGGTTAAGAGACATGTATGAGAGGGGTCGAGGTTCTTCTACCTCAACgctctctcctcttcctcaccttgCCCTTCCTTTTCTTGTCCCCTCCAAAGAACTTCCCAATCTGATCCAGGAGCCCGGGGTTCTTCTTTCTGCGGCCCAGTCCGAAGGCAGCCTGAGCAGAGCTGCTTGCAGATGCCATGGTTGGAGGGGTAGTCGGTTGTATATTTGTACTTGTCAAATGTGGGGCGTTATGTCTCTCCCTTAAATGAGAGACAGAGCAAAGCTCAAAgacggaaaaagaaaaaccgaGAGGAaagggaaggaaggaagaaggaaaaaaaaaagtcagcctATTCTAAGTCCTGCTCGGGGCTCTCCGACCCGCACTCTGAAGCCGCTCCGCTGTGCTCCTGGATGGTCTGCAGCTCCTCGGACTCGGAGGGTCGGTCTTTGAAGGTGTTGTCCTCGCGGCCCGGGGCATCTCGGGAGAAGAGGCGGGCCAGGTGGGGGCGTGGCGTGGCCGAGTCCGGGTCAGCTGCGCTGGCGTCGGGCCAGGGCTGGAGGGGGCCTTCGGAGTCAGTCACCGCCGGCTTCTCCGAGATGCAGCCATTGTTCTGGTTGGCGTCTGCCGCGACCAGGCCTGCGCAGAAACAACAAGGGGTCATCTATGGGCTCGGGCCCGCATGGCACAAATCACACAGCGGCACAATgggccccctttttttttttttttttttcttttacagaaccGGGCCCTTCCTGGTTTGAGTGCACCCCAGCAGAGCTAATATGGCACCCTTTAGTTTGAATGAATCTGTAAGCTAaactgtaagaaacaaaatacaaaacatgagattaaagaaaagcagcaatCTGTTACGACCTGTTTCTTTACACTAGTTGAAAAGACTTCAGAGCAGGTGTATCTATAATCCCCCATCAAACTAATTAGGAAAACTGGATTCtctacagacagacagacggtaAATCCTTTCGTCTTCTAAGAGTGAGCTTGAAAAATGACACCAGATTGGGCAGCAATCTGCTCGACATGCTTAGCTTTGTGTGAACGAGGCGACCCGGCGGACCCCATCTGGATGGATGGGAAGTCACGGtagcatttttaatttaacaaaacaagagagagagggagggagagagggaggggggaccAAAACAGGAACATTAAGTTGACTTAGTGCCACTGGGAAAGGAAACAGTGGCCCTCCTGAAATGTTCGCTTTGAACTGGGCAGCTCCTACAGCAGATGACATCCAGTGCATTCCTCCCACCGAGACAACAGCCACACTGTGCTCCCAGATAGGGTGTAGCACTACATGCTAATGCCAGCTGAAACAGCGCTCTGTTGTCAGAGCTGCGTAGTTATTCCAGGCAAACAAAGCATCCCGTTGTCACGAAAATAACTCCTATAAGTATGGATTTGCAGGCCGATGCACAGCGACACTTATCTGATTTGGGGACCGGAGAGCGACGAGGCTTTCTGCCTGTGTGAGCGGAGCCAAAGTTCTCCTCTCTTTGCTGTAGACTCTTGATATGTTGGTGATTATTTAGGCAGACCCCCTTCTGAAACAGTGTCTCAACTGAACTCTTACACTTGTTTTCCTCCTGCGGCCCTCCGTACGAAACGGGGGGCCGCAGATGAAAACGTTGATCTGACTTTGCCTCGGGATGTTTCGAAATGAGAAGCTTGTTCCTTGTAGCCCCGAGGAAGAGTACCGTTTGATGCTTCTGTCAGTGCACTGTTTACAGGCAGACCTAACTGCTGTTTGTCAGGGATTGGTGACACATTGGTGcgtcattttgttttctggaagttCAAACTGTTTCAGAGTTATTCAGAGTGTGGCATTCCCCCAAAATCAGATACAGCGTAGTCAAACGTTACGCTGCAGTAAAACTTGTAAGGTCCTTCCTCAGAAAACCCAACAACTCTTCAATCAAAGACTCTAAAGCACTGTCGTTTTTAAAGAGCTACCGAACGCAAGACACGACGGTAAAGGGCGGAAGTGATGGTTCAGATCACTTGATGTGGGGCTCAGAAGAAACACCAGCTTAAACGTTACagacgacctcagtttgaagaagcagaggttaattctgactgaactgaactAAAGTGGAGTTAGAACTCCGGTCTCAAAGGTTTTACAGCAGTTCACATCACTGTTAGGTCTGCATCACATGGTCATTTACATATGATACTACTATTTCCATGTGCAAatagaggcagcagcagctagctgtagcacttctgatgcAGCCTCAGGCACGTCTGGCAAATGCACAATCTGATGataaatacacatacacacacacacacacacacacactcattcacataaacaaaaac is a genomic window of Kryptolebias marmoratus isolate JLee-2015 linkage group LG16, ASM164957v2, whole genome shotgun sequence containing:
- the LOC108232283 gene encoding myelin basic protein isoform X3, which codes for MGQHLGKKEAESKASSPKPKEAEPAGTAAEPETQDEVFGLVAADANQNNGCISEKPAVTDSEGPLQPWPDASAADPDSATPRPHLARLFSRDAPGREDNTFKDRPSESEELQTIQEHSGAASECGSESPEQDLE
- the LOC108232283 gene encoding myelin basic protein isoform X1, coding for MLTTSTCSRAVADVQKPAAETSFIHLFTLFVCFCFFSLHTPSPSSTRQRFISVSSMGQHLGKKEAESKASSPKPKEAEPAGTAAEPETQDEVFGLVAADANQNNGCISEKPAVTDSEGPLQPWPDASAADPDSATPRPHLARLFSRDAPGREDNTFKDRPSESEELQTIQEHSGAASECGSESPEQDLE
- the LOC108232283 gene encoding myelin basic protein isoform X2 — encoded protein: MAGKTLSVSVSSMGQHLGKKEAESKASSPKPKEAEPAGTAAEPETQDEVFGLVAADANQNNGCISEKPAVTDSEGPLQPWPDASAADPDSATPRPHLARLFSRDAPGREDNTFKDRPSESEELQTIQEHSGAASECGSESPEQDLE